Proteins from one Listeria weihenstephanensis genomic window:
- the glpK gene encoding glycerol kinase GlpK: protein MEKKYILALDQGTTSSRAMIVDETGEIIGVEQKEFEQIFPKPGWVEHNANEIWASILAVIAGVLLKTNISSKDVAGIGITNQRETTVVWEKETGNPIYNAIVWQSRQTADICNQLKKDGYNDIVRDKTGLLIDAYFAGTKARWILDHVDGAQERAENGELLFGTIDTWLVWKLTGGKAHVTDYSNASRTLLYNIYDLEWDDELLEMLNVPKVMLPEVRQSSEVYGTTVPYHFFGEEVPVAGIAGDQQAALFGQGCFEKGEAKNTYGTGCFLLMNTGDKAVKSETGLLTTLAWGIDGKVEYALEGSIFVAGSAIQWLRDGMRMLRHSGDSENYASRIESSDGVYVVPAFVGLGAPYWDSDVRGAVFGLTRGTEKEQFVRATLESLAYQTKDVLDAMEKDSGIELKLLHVDGGACANDFLMQFQADILNVPVERPENRETTVLGAAFLAGLAVGVWKDKKEIKRHWKLDKKFEVKMEEEERAELYGGWKKAVKAAQAFK from the coding sequence ATGGAGAAAAAATATATTTTAGCGTTAGATCAAGGTACAACGAGTTCAAGAGCAATGATCGTGGACGAAACCGGTGAAATAATTGGTGTGGAGCAAAAGGAATTTGAACAAATCTTTCCGAAACCAGGTTGGGTAGAGCACAACGCGAACGAAATTTGGGCATCGATTCTTGCGGTTATTGCGGGAGTACTTTTAAAAACGAATATTTCGTCAAAAGATGTGGCGGGTATTGGGATTACGAATCAGCGGGAAACGACGGTGGTTTGGGAGAAAGAAACGGGTAACCCGATCTACAATGCTATCGTGTGGCAATCTCGTCAAACGGCTGACATTTGTAATCAACTGAAAAAAGATGGATATAACGACATTGTTCGTGATAAAACGGGGCTTCTCATTGATGCCTATTTTGCGGGAACGAAAGCGCGTTGGATTTTAGATCATGTGGATGGTGCGCAGGAACGTGCGGAGAATGGTGAATTATTATTTGGTACGATTGACACATGGCTTGTTTGGAAATTAACTGGTGGGAAAGCCCATGTAACGGATTATTCAAATGCATCGCGTACGCTACTTTATAATATTTATGATTTAGAGTGGGATGATGAGTTGCTTGAGATGTTGAACGTTCCAAAAGTGATGTTGCCAGAAGTGCGTCAATCCTCGGAAGTTTATGGCACAACTGTACCGTATCATTTCTTTGGTGAAGAGGTTCCTGTGGCTGGTATTGCGGGAGATCAGCAAGCCGCATTATTTGGACAAGGTTGTTTTGAAAAAGGTGAGGCAAAAAATACGTATGGCACCGGTTGCTTCTTGCTCATGAATACGGGAGATAAAGCAGTGAAATCGGAGACTGGCTTGCTTACAACGCTTGCTTGGGGTATTGATGGAAAAGTGGAATATGCGTTAGAAGGTAGTATTTTCGTTGCAGGTTCAGCGATTCAGTGGTTACGAGATGGCATGCGGATGCTGCGTCATTCGGGCGATTCTGAAAATTACGCGTCCCGTATTGAATCATCTGACGGCGTCTATGTTGTACCAGCGTTTGTAGGTTTAGGAGCTCCATATTGGGATTCTGACGTACGTGGTGCGGTATTCGGCTTAACACGTGGTACAGAAAAAGAACAATTCGTTCGCGCGACACTTGAGTCCCTAGCGTACCAAACGAAAGACGTGCTTGATGCGATGGAAAAAGATTCAGGCATCGAATTGAAATTATTACATGTAGATGGCGGCGCATGTGCGAATGATTTCCTAATGCAATTCCAAGCAGACATTTTGAATGTTCCAGTAGAACGCCCAGAAAACCGCGAAACAACAGTTTTAGGAGCAGCATTCCTAGCTGGACTCGCAGTAGGCGTTTGGAAAGATAAGAAAGAGATTAAGAGACATTGGAAATTGGATAAGAAATTTGAAGTGAAGATGGAAGAAGAAGAACGCGCAGAATTATACGGTGGTTGGAAGAAAGCCGTGAAAGCAGCGCAAGCTTTTAAATAG
- a CDS encoding MIP/aquaporin family protein, with protein MDTSIGTQFLGELLGTMILVLFGGGVVAGVSLKNSKAEAGGWIVITIAWGLAVTMGVYVSGYMSLAHLNPAVTIGMALAGKFPWADVFPYISAQFIGAFIGATLVWLHYYPHWAKTEDKPTKLGVFSTAPAIRHFTSNFFGEALGTFILIFGLLSIGANKFSEGLNPLVVGGLIVVIGMSLGGTTGYAINPARDLGPRIAHFVWPIAGKGGSDWSYSWVPVLGPIIGGALGGLGYNAIINEDFGIWLWVFVALFLLVLLFTMQLDKKQKA; from the coding sequence ATGGACACGAGTATTGGGACACAGTTTTTAGGAGAGTTATTAGGTACGATGATTTTAGTATTATTTGGCGGAGGCGTTGTGGCAGGCGTTTCGTTAAAAAATTCAAAGGCTGAAGCGGGTGGTTGGATAGTTATCACGATCGCTTGGGGTTTGGCTGTTACAATGGGTGTTTATGTGTCCGGTTACATGAGTTTGGCGCATCTGAATCCTGCGGTAACAATCGGTATGGCACTTGCTGGTAAATTCCCTTGGGCAGATGTTTTCCCGTACATATCCGCGCAGTTTATCGGTGCATTTATCGGTGCGACGCTTGTATGGCTTCATTACTATCCACATTGGGCAAAAACGGAAGACAAACCGACGAAACTTGGCGTATTTTCAACGGCACCAGCGATTCGTCATTTTACTTCTAACTTTTTCGGTGAAGCATTGGGTACGTTCATTTTGATCTTTGGACTACTTTCGATCGGTGCTAACAAATTTTCAGAAGGTTTGAATCCGCTTGTTGTCGGTGGTTTGATTGTTGTCATTGGGATGTCACTTGGTGGGACAACGGGTTATGCGATTAATCCAGCTCGTGATTTAGGTCCTCGGATTGCACATTTTGTTTGGCCAATTGCTGGAAAAGGTGGTTCTGACTGGTCGTATTCATGGGTTCCTGTTCTAGGGCCAATTATCGGCGGGGCGCTTGGTGGGCTCGGCTACAATGCAATTATAAACGAAGATTTCGGGATTTGGTTATGGGTTTTTGTGGCCTTGTTCCTTCTAGTTTTACTTTTCACCATGCAACTCGACAAAAAGCAAAAAGCGTGA
- the rpmA gene encoding 50S ribosomal protein L27 codes for MLKFDIQHFAHKKGGGSTSNGRDSESKRLGAKRADGQFVTGGSILYRQRGTKIYPGTNVGRGGDDTLFAKADGIVRFERMGRDKKKVSVYPEVEAVQEA; via the coding sequence ATGTTAAAATTTGATATTCAACATTTTGCCCATAAAAAAGGCGGTGGTTCTACATCCAATGGACGTGACTCCGAGTCAAAACGCTTAGGTGCTAAACGCGCTGATGGCCAATTTGTGACTGGTGGGTCTATCCTTTACCGTCAACGTGGGACAAAAATTTATCCTGGAACTAACGTTGGACGTGGCGGCGACGATACTCTTTTCGCTAAAGCAGACGGCATCGTACGTTTTGAACGTATGGGTCGCGACAAGAAAAAAGTTAGTGTTTATCCAGAAGTAGAAGCAGTACAAGAAGCATAA
- a CDS encoding ribosomal-processing cysteine protease Prp, which yields MIHVDFIRHEERIVAFEMDGHANFAEEGADLVCAGATSITFGMVNAIGERMGVEPVMEEDDGYLYYSVPEELGASEDVQILLEGMEHQLISLAYSYPDYITINSKK from the coding sequence ATGATTCATGTAGATTTTATTCGGCATGAAGAACGAATCGTTGCTTTTGAGATGGATGGACATGCGAATTTCGCTGAAGAAGGCGCTGATTTGGTTTGTGCAGGGGCCACATCGATTACTTTTGGCATGGTAAATGCTATTGGTGAACGAATGGGGGTCGAACCTGTGATGGAAGAAGATGATGGTTATCTTTATTATTCTGTCCCTGAAGAGTTAGGAGCTAGTGAGGATGTTCAGATATTGCTGGAAGGCATGGAGCATCAATTGATATCTTTAGCGTATAGCTATCCTGATTATATTACAATTAACTCCAAAAAGTAG
- the rplU gene encoding 50S ribosomal protein L21 — MYAIIETGGKQVKVEAGQEIYVEKLAGEVGDVVTFDKVIFVSGDAVKVGAPFVDGATVTAKVEKQGRAKKLTVFKYKPKKNYHKKQGHRQPYTKLTIDAINA, encoded by the coding sequence ATGTACGCAATTATTGAAACAGGTGGAAAACAAGTTAAAGTTGAAGCTGGCCAAGAGATCTATGTTGAGAAATTAGCTGGAGAAGTTGGTGACGTGGTAACATTTGACAAAGTTATTTTTGTTAGTGGTGACGCTGTTAAAGTTGGGGCTCCATTCGTGGACGGCGCAACAGTTACAGCTAAAGTTGAAAAACAAGGTCGCGCTAAGAAATTGACTGTTTTCAAATATAAGCCTAAAAAGAACTATCACAAAAAACAAGGTCATCGTCAACCTTATACAAAATTAACGATCGATGCGATCAATGCTTAA
- a CDS encoding ribonuclease E/G — protein sequence MIIIINAIGKEKRIAFLENKVLMDLEIIRPTDEPQVSDIYLGTIVKINPKINAAFVNIGCKENAFIHLQDIPETYRVHEGLKLLVQVKREGNATKAPLLTGMVEISRGTIVYSYGKPFLAISKKIKEADKLRLQQSISPVLMEQEGIIVRSVAANMPVSEIETDITKAREEFEEILARAKGSNRKIQATTTSVISMLTKNPLMTKDAEIICDNPELCQTLKETFPHVTAFRDKSGIFSAYNLEVTINRLLRPTVFLKNGASIVIEKTEAMWVVDVNSGNYKSQKEAADVALDINLSTVEEIGRQMKLRNMSGLILVDFISGMDHKQLDLLKKHVEKITALDAITVRIEALAENGLMQLTRRKRQKSLIEEMQCKCPICDGSGYIPSVQTLIYQLERELRGVFASDPSYVAVTVTMDVMDAFLDEISFDGDIDWMIADEVRPFYRISQVEH from the coding sequence TTGATAATAATAATAAATGCCATTGGAAAAGAGAAGCGGATTGCTTTTTTAGAGAACAAGGTTTTGATGGATTTAGAAATCATTAGACCGACAGATGAACCGCAAGTTTCAGATATTTATTTAGGTACGATTGTCAAAATCAATCCGAAAATAAATGCTGCTTTTGTGAATATAGGCTGTAAAGAGAACGCGTTTATACATTTACAGGATATACCAGAAACATACCGGGTACATGAGGGGCTGAAACTGCTTGTACAAGTGAAGCGCGAAGGTAATGCCACGAAAGCGCCTTTACTTACTGGTATGGTAGAAATATCGCGAGGAACCATTGTTTATAGTTATGGGAAGCCCTTTTTAGCAATATCTAAAAAAATAAAAGAGGCAGATAAGCTACGATTGCAACAAAGTATTTCTCCAGTATTAATGGAGCAAGAAGGTATCATTGTACGGTCAGTTGCTGCCAATATGCCAGTCTCGGAGATTGAAACGGATATTACCAAAGCTAGGGAAGAGTTTGAGGAGATTTTAGCGCGTGCAAAAGGCTCTAATCGGAAAATCCAAGCTACGACAACAAGTGTCATTTCGATGTTAACTAAAAATCCACTTATGACTAAAGATGCAGAGATTATTTGTGATAATCCCGAATTATGCCAAACGTTGAAGGAAACTTTTCCACATGTGACGGCTTTTCGAGATAAAAGTGGCATTTTTTCTGCTTACAATCTAGAAGTGACGATAAATCGATTATTACGCCCAACTGTCTTTTTGAAAAATGGAGCATCGATTGTCATTGAAAAAACAGAGGCGATGTGGGTTGTTGATGTTAACTCTGGCAACTATAAATCTCAAAAAGAAGCAGCAGATGTGGCCTTGGATATCAATTTATCCACTGTGGAAGAAATTGGACGTCAGATGAAACTACGTAATATGAGTGGGCTTATTCTGGTTGATTTTATCAGTGGGATGGACCATAAACAATTGGATTTGTTAAAAAAACACGTGGAAAAAATAACAGCTTTGGATGCAATAACTGTTCGTATCGAGGCGCTGGCTGAAAACGGTTTGATGCAGTTAACGCGACGTAAACGACAAAAATCTCTCATTGAAGAAATGCAATGTAAATGTCCTATTTGTGACGGAAGTGGCTATATACCTTCTGTTCAGACGCTTATTTATCAGTTGGAACGAGAACTTCGAGGGGTCTTTGCGAGTGATCCGTCTTATGTTGCTGTTACAGTTACAATGGATGTGATGGATGCCTTTTTGGATGAAATTTCGTTTGATGGGGATATTGATTGGATGATTGCGGATGAAGTGCGACCGTTTTACCGGATATCGCAAGTCGAACATTGA
- the minD gene encoding septum site-determining protein MinD, with protein MGEAIVITSGKGGVGKTTTTANLGTALALQGKKVCLVDMDIGLRNLDVILGLENRIIYDLVDVVEGRCKLHQAIIKDKRFEDLLFLLPAAQTTDKSAVSGEQMKELIAQMKPDYDFILIDCPAGIEQGYKNAVAGADHALVVTTPEISAVRDADRIIGLLEQEDIDAPKLIINRIRTQMMRNGDVMDIDEITTHLSIELIGIIIDDDEVIRSSNSGEPVSMQASNRASIGYRNIARRLLGESIPLMSIDEQKQGFFSRLKTLFGGN; from the coding sequence ATGGGTGAGGCTATAGTTATAACTTCAGGAAAAGGTGGCGTTGGTAAAACAACTACAACTGCAAACCTTGGGACAGCACTTGCGTTGCAGGGTAAGAAAGTTTGCTTAGTCGATATGGATATCGGGCTTCGAAATCTAGATGTTATTTTAGGTCTGGAGAATCGAATTATTTATGATCTAGTGGATGTTGTAGAAGGACGTTGCAAGTTACATCAAGCTATTATTAAAGACAAGCGTTTTGAGGATTTACTTTTCCTCTTACCGGCAGCACAAACAACAGATAAGAGCGCTGTTTCAGGAGAACAAATGAAAGAGCTTATTGCACAAATGAAGCCAGATTATGATTTTATCTTGATTGACTGTCCTGCAGGGATTGAGCAAGGATACAAAAATGCTGTCGCGGGTGCTGATCATGCATTAGTTGTAACGACGCCAGAAATATCTGCGGTTCGCGATGCTGATCGTATTATTGGTTTGTTGGAACAAGAGGATATTGATGCACCAAAATTGATTATTAATCGAATTCGGACGCAAATGATGCGCAATGGTGACGTCATGGATATAGATGAGATTACGACGCATTTGTCGATAGAATTAATAGGTATTATCATTGATGACGATGAAGTTATTCGCTCTTCCAATAGTGGGGAACCTGTTTCTATGCAGGCGAGTAATCGAGCTAGTATTGGTTACAGAAACATTGCTCGAAGACTTTTAGGCGAATCTATTCCATTGATGTCTATCGATGAGCAAAAACAAGGATTCTTTAGTCGTTTGAAAACTTTATTTGGCGGTAATTGA
- the minC gene encoding septum site-determining protein MinC: MKKYVQIKGTKDGISISLSDTASILELEEGLVQHLKEQQKTVSQDQKLAVQVHIGNRLFTEEEEAKIRTIIQENSAMEVKGFTSNVMSKQDAKKWKEDEQIFSLATVVRSGQVINVPGDLLLVGDVNPGGSIRASGNIFILGNVKGIIHAGFDGDTKAVITGKFQYPSQIRIAGEIRGFDDEENKNKIEENILTAYIDNTSKLAIDSLHILRKIRPEISNFQGGQ, encoded by the coding sequence TTGAAAAAATACGTCCAAATAAAAGGGACTAAAGATGGTATTAGTATTTCGTTGAGTGATACGGCAAGTATTTTGGAGTTAGAAGAAGGATTAGTACAACACCTTAAAGAACAGCAAAAAACAGTATCGCAGGATCAGAAGCTTGCTGTTCAAGTACATATAGGTAATCGACTTTTTACTGAGGAAGAAGAAGCAAAAATCCGGACGATTATCCAAGAAAACAGTGCCATGGAAGTGAAGGGTTTTACTAGTAATGTGATGAGTAAGCAAGATGCTAAGAAGTGGAAAGAGGATGAGCAAATTTTCTCTCTTGCTACAGTTGTACGTTCAGGCCAAGTTATTAATGTTCCTGGGGATTTATTACTTGTAGGTGATGTTAATCCTGGTGGTTCTATACGCGCTTCAGGAAATATTTTTATTCTGGGTAATGTAAAAGGGATTATTCATGCTGGGTTTGACGGTGATACAAAAGCTGTTATAACAGGTAAATTTCAGTACCCTTCTCAAATTAGGATCGCTGGAGAAATTCGTGGTTTTGATGACGAAGAAAATAAAAATAAGATTGAAGAAAATATTTTAACGGCGTATATAGACAACACAAGTAAGCTTGCAATCGACAGCTTGCATATTTTAAGAAAAATTAGACCAGAGATCTCTAATTTTCAAGGAGGACAATGA
- the mreD gene encoding rod shape-determining protein MreD has product MNIRKFVVMPLIAIAVFILEGVSSLMFSQSFFGEQRFFIPHFLIVMLVLMATFYGRNPTLIYAFILGMVFDIYYTGILGIYFAIFPLVVYLTDKFMKVLQNSLILVGLVVVFNVILTECLVYSFYLLIGGTDMLFSTFVDQRLWTTILLNLAFFLVVFFPFRSFLLELKRSDGR; this is encoded by the coding sequence ATGAATATTAGAAAGTTTGTTGTAATGCCACTTATTGCGATTGCGGTTTTTATTCTTGAAGGTGTCTCTAGTCTTATGTTTAGTCAGTCTTTTTTTGGAGAACAACGCTTTTTTATTCCGCATTTTCTCATTGTTATGCTGGTACTAATGGCGACATTTTATGGTAGAAATCCTACTTTAATTTATGCCTTTATACTAGGTATGGTTTTTGATATCTATTATACTGGTATCTTAGGTATTTATTTCGCTATTTTTCCATTAGTCGTGTATCTTACAGATAAATTTATGAAAGTACTCCAAAACAGTCTTATTTTGGTTGGATTAGTAGTTGTGTTTAATGTGATTCTTACGGAATGTTTAGTTTATAGTTTTTACCTCCTTATAGGGGGAACGGATATGTTGTTTTCTACATTTGTGGATCAACGTCTATGGACCACTATTTTATTAAATCTAGCATTCTTTTTAGTTGTCTTTTTCCCATTCAGGAGTTTTCTCTTAGAATTAAAGAGAAGCGATGGAAGATGA